The Tessaracoccus timonensis sequence GTCGATCACCAGATTCGTGTCGAGTAGCCCTGCTCCTTGGGGGACGGTCACAGCGACCAGTCCAGCATGTCGTCGACATCTCGCTGGAACTGCTCGGCATCAATCGTCGGCAGGGCTGCCCAACGATGTAGCAACCGCTCTCGACGCAGCGGCGTCTTGCGCAGTGGAATGACCTGCGCCACAGGCTCACCGTCTTTGGTGACCACGACGCTCTCGCCCTGCTGTACGCGTTTCAGCAGGGCGGCGCTGTTGTTGCGCAGCTCGCGAACCGGAACACTCATGCACGGAGTGTATCATCCGTGATACGCGTCGATTGTTA is a genomic window containing:
- a CDS encoding type II toxin-antitoxin system Phd/YefM family antitoxin, whose amino-acid sequence is MSVPVRELRNNSAALLKRVQQGESVVVTKDGEPVAQVIPLRKTPLRRERLLHRWAALPTIDAEQFQRDVDDMLDWSL